A genomic window from Methanobacterium sp. BRmetb2 includes:
- a CDS encoding UDP-N-acetylglucosamine 2-epimerase (non-hydrolyzing), with translation MKIAIIIGTRPEIIKMAPVIDEIEKRALDYLLIHTGQHYDHEMSDQFFLDLELKKPDYNIGVGSGSHGTQTATMMKGLEKVLIEEQPDMVMVQGDTNAVLAGAIVAAKLHIPVGHVESGLRSFDKSMPEELNRMVADVCSKLYYVPTEDSALNLVFEGISPHQIFITGNTVVDACLRNLKIAQKNFQINPEVSFDKDIMVVTMHRAENVDHPQRLQNIVEALIEIDDLIIIFPSHPRTVKNLKEQGLYEKLDKCSHIKLIKPVGYLDFLLLLSRSKFVMTDSGGIQEEAITLDIPCLTLRYNTERPETVFAGGNILVGTKKEQIINNFYKIFNDNKIYNKMKKAHNPYGDGKASQKILDASLKMQNMGKLSIEAPEDIMLNFNRNLLKVNDQITVLEFEKVENALVKIVYDNENPRFPYPHMDLKNKYVIVEKFNK, from the coding sequence GTTATAGATGAAATTGAAAAAAGGGCTTTGGATTATCTTTTGATTCATACTGGGCAACATTATGATCACGAAATGTCTGATCAGTTTTTTTTAGATCTGGAACTTAAAAAACCAGATTATAATATTGGTGTGGGATCAGGTTCCCATGGAACCCAAACTGCCACTATGATGAAAGGCTTAGAAAAAGTTTTAATAGAAGAACAGCCGGATATGGTAATGGTACAGGGTGATACCAATGCAGTATTAGCTGGAGCAATAGTAGCAGCAAAATTACACATCCCTGTGGGACATGTGGAATCAGGTCTTAGATCATTTGATAAATCCATGCCTGAAGAATTAAATAGGATGGTGGCTGATGTATGCTCCAAACTTTACTATGTACCAACTGAAGATTCAGCTTTAAACCTGGTTTTTGAGGGAATAAGTCCCCATCAAATCTTTATAACTGGAAATACTGTGGTAGATGCTTGTCTCAGAAATCTTAAAATTGCCCAGAAGAATTTTCAGATTAATCCAGAAGTTTCTTTTGATAAAGATATTATGGTAGTGACTATGCATCGGGCAGAAAATGTGGACCATCCCCAGAGACTTCAAAACATTGTAGAAGCTTTAATAGAGATTGACGACTTGATTATAATTTTTCCTTCACATCCACGTACAGTTAAAAACCTTAAAGAACAGGGTTTATATGAAAAACTTGATAAATGTTCCCACATTAAACTGATAAAACCAGTTGGATATCTTGATTTTCTCCTGTTATTGTCCCGCTCCAAATTTGTGATGACTGATTCTGGAGGCATACAAGAAGAGGCCATAACTTTAGATATTCCCTGTTTAACCTTAAGATACAATACAGAAAGACCCGAAACTGTTTTTGCTGGAGGTAACATATTGGTTGGGACTAAAAAGGAACAGATAATAAATAATTTTTACAAAATTTTTAATGATAATAAAATCTACAATAAAATGAAAAAAGCCCATAATCCTTATGGTGATGGTAAGGCTTCACAAAAAATATTAGACGCCTCTTTAAAGATGCAAAACATGGGTAAATTGAGTATTGAGGCTCCAGAAGATATTATGCTCAACTTCAATAGAAATCTTCTTAAAGTAAATGATCAAATAACAGTATTGGAATTTGAAAAAGTGGAAAATGCTTTGGTCAAAATAGTATATGACAATGAAAATCCCAGATTCCCCTATCCCCACATGGATCTGAAAAATAAATATGTAATAGTGGAGAAATTCAATAAATGA
- a CDS encoding H4MPT-linked C1 transfer pathway protein, whose protein sequence is MKIAGFDIGGANTDVAIIDFNNSGEINNIEVDFKYLPMWIKNNELDNAFKSLLGSSLSEIDAVGISMTAELVDAYETKKDGVLDVASKVLDVFNVPLGFVSINGIIDYPELLKNPGSVAAANWIATSKIASKISDECIMIDIGSTTTDIIPIKRGKECAKGRSDLERLATGELVYTGTLRTNLAAIVNKVPIHDQWFRVSSELFSITADIHTVLGNIKMEDYSCDTPDSAGKSKSECMRRISRLVCGDLDLLNFTDIKQISAHIYQEQIKQISEALAEVSKRENISKIVTTGLGMEILGKKSAKFLNMDSVGMDTILTKGECVVAPAVGTALLMEDFIKTNF, encoded by the coding sequence ATGAAAATAGCAGGTTTTGATATTGGCGGGGCCAATACTGATGTAGCAATAATTGATTTTAATAATTCTGGAGAAATAAATAATATAGAAGTTGATTTTAAGTATCTACCTATGTGGATTAAAAATAATGAACTGGATAATGCTTTTAAAAGTTTATTAGGATCTTCTTTAAGTGAAATTGATGCAGTGGGCATTAGCATGACGGCTGAACTGGTAGATGCATATGAAACCAAAAAAGATGGAGTTTTAGATGTTGCAAGTAAAGTTTTGGATGTTTTCAATGTTCCATTAGGCTTTGTAAGTATTAATGGAATTATAGATTACCCGGAACTACTCAAAAATCCAGGTAGTGTGGCTGCTGCCAACTGGATTGCAACCTCCAAGATTGCATCAAAAATTTCAGATGAATGTATAATGATTGATATTGGAAGCACAACCACTGATATAATTCCTATTAAAAGGGGGAAAGAATGTGCTAAGGGGAGATCAGATCTTGAACGATTAGCTACTGGTGAATTAGTGTATACAGGAACTTTGAGAACAAATCTGGCCGCAATAGTTAATAAGGTTCCGATCCATGATCAATGGTTTAGAGTGTCATCTGAACTTTTTTCTATCACAGCAGATATTCATACGGTTCTGGGGAACATTAAAATGGAAGATTATTCCTGTGACACACCAGACAGTGCTGGCAAATCAAAATCAGAATGTATGAGGAGAATATCCAGATTGGTTTGTGGCGATTTAGATCTATTGAATTTTACAGATATAAAACAAATATCTGCCCACATTTACCAGGAACAGATAAAACAGATTTCTGAAGCTCTTGCAGAGGTTTCAAAAAGAGAAAATATTTCTAAAATAGTAACAACTGGATTGGGAATGGAGATACTAGGAAAAAAATCAGCAAAATTTCTGAATATGGATTCTGTAGGAATGGACACAATTTTAACCAAGGGAGAATGTGTAGTGGCTCCAGCAGTAGGAACAGCGCTTTTGATGGAAGATTTTATAAAAACCAATTTTTAA
- a CDS encoding UDP-N-acetyl-D-mannosaminuronic acid dehydrogenase — protein MLNENSKIAVFGLGYIGLPTAALFAQNGFSVIGVDINHEMVNAINSGISPIMEPGLDELVNEVVSAGRLTATTDGLKAGSDSKVMVVIVPTPVDENNKSDLRAVESACGTISQTLEKDDLVIIESTIPPKTCENLVIPILEESGLKAANDFGLAYTPERALPNNTLYEMTHNARVIGGINRRSIDLAASIYEKITTGKIIKVNDLITAEMVKLMENTYRDTNIALANELAVICELLGIDAIKAINAANHHPRVNIHTPGPGVGGHCLSIDPYFIVEMAEKKGSKAELIKTARMINESMPEHVAELVEESLKENNKSVSQATVGILGIAYKGNVADIRETPAAPLINILKDKGAVVKAHDPHVSSKKVESLGAAYVNLSEALECDCVVLITDHDPYKNISPKDIKGRVMVCTRPILNPDDFREKGVIFKGVGRF, from the coding sequence ATGTTAAATGAAAACTCAAAAATAGCTGTTTTCGGTCTTGGCTATATTGGTCTTCCCACAGCAGCGCTTTTTGCCCAAAATGGATTTTCAGTCATAGGAGTAGACATTAACCATGAAATGGTGAACGCTATCAATTCTGGGATATCTCCTATAATGGAACCAGGACTTGATGAACTGGTAAATGAAGTTGTAAGTGCTGGAAGACTTACTGCAACCACTGATGGTTTGAAAGCAGGGAGTGATTCAAAGGTTATGGTAGTCATAGTTCCAACTCCCGTGGATGAAAATAATAAATCTGATCTAAGAGCTGTTGAATCTGCGTGTGGCACCATTTCCCAAACATTAGAAAAAGATGATTTAGTTATAATAGAAAGTACCATACCTCCAAAGACCTGTGAAAATCTGGTAATCCCCATATTAGAGGAAAGTGGTTTAAAAGCTGCAAATGATTTTGGTTTAGCATACACTCCAGAAAGGGCTCTACCCAATAATACGTTATATGAAATGACCCATAATGCCCGGGTAATTGGTGGAATTAACAGAAGAAGCATAGATCTTGCAGCATCAATCTATGAAAAAATCACCACTGGTAAAATAATTAAAGTGAACGATTTAATCACTGCAGAAATGGTTAAATTAATGGAAAACACATATCGGGACACTAATATAGCTCTTGCAAATGAATTGGCTGTTATTTGTGAGTTATTGGGTATAGATGCAATAAAAGCAATTAATGCTGCCAACCATCACCCTAGGGTAAATATTCACACACCGGGCCCAGGCGTAGGAGGGCATTGTTTATCCATTGACCCCTATTTTATCGTGGAAATGGCGGAAAAAAAAGGTTCAAAAGCTGAGTTAATTAAAACAGCCCGTATGATAAATGAATCCATGCCTGAACATGTAGCTGAATTGGTCGAAGAATCATTAAAAGAAAATAACAAGTCAGTTAGTCAGGCAACAGTCGGTATTCTTGGAATAGCATATAAAGGAAATGTGGCAGATATTCGTGAAACTCCTGCAGCACCTTTGATAAATATTTTAAAAGATAAAGGGGCAGTTGTAAAAGCACATGATCCTCATGTTTCGTCAAAAAAAGTAGAATCGTTAGGAGCAGCATATGTTAATTTATCAGAAGCACTGGAATGCGACTGTGTAGTTTTAATCACTGATCATGACCCCTATAAAAATATCTCTCCAAAGGATATCAAAGGAAGAGTAATGGTGTGCACCAGGCCTATTTTAAATCCTGATGATTTTCGAGAAAAAGGTGTGATATTTAAGGGAGTGGGCCGCTTTTGA
- a CDS encoding carboxylate--amine ligase, with translation MKLLLFEFATASGIKDPLITSEGLAMLEGLISDFQGIDAHYLISNHFNWLNFRIKGSNLKSIAIEDSLFNWLDENIHNFDECLFIAPEEDNVLYKLTSLIENKGVNVIGSDSKAVKICSDKYKTYILLKDNVPIIKTEKILFDEVSNYKKFDNLFFPNYKKVIKPVDGVSCSGVHVVNSYDQFKRCAGLIRTTIPYFVMQDYIEGTSCSVSLLSDGEKAVPLSLNAQNININQGFVYNGGYVPLDHELSQQAKDMAKKTVESIPGLKGYVGVDLILGDSIYVVEINSRITTPYIALRKILNFNLGKAIINSVNGSLPETIYLDGRVCFEKKGNYLEIYEGSFNGNGF, from the coding sequence TTGAAGCTACTATTGTTTGAATTTGCAACAGCCAGCGGAATAAAAGATCCACTGATAACTTCTGAGGGGTTGGCTATGTTGGAAGGACTTATCAGTGACTTTCAGGGAATTGATGCTCATTACTTAATCTCAAACCATTTTAATTGGTTGAATTTTAGAATTAAAGGTTCCAATCTTAAATCTATTGCCATTGAAGATTCTCTCTTTAACTGGCTTGATGAAAATATTCATAATTTTGATGAATGTCTTTTTATTGCACCTGAAGAAGATAATGTTCTCTATAAATTAACAAGTCTAATAGAAAATAAAGGCGTTAATGTTATAGGATCAGATTCAAAAGCAGTAAAGATTTGTTCAGATAAATATAAGACTTATATATTACTCAAAGATAATGTACCGATAATAAAAACGGAAAAAATACTTTTTGATGAAGTTAGTAATTATAAGAAATTTGATAACCTGTTTTTCCCCAATTATAAGAAAGTTATAAAGCCGGTTGACGGCGTATCCTGTTCAGGAGTACATGTTGTAAACTCATACGACCAATTTAAAAGGTGTGCAGGTCTTATCCGCACCACCATCCCTTATTTTGTAATGCAAGATTATATTGAAGGGACATCATGCAGTGTCAGTCTGCTTTCAGATGGTGAAAAAGCAGTACCCTTAAGCTTAAATGCCCAAAATATAAATATAAATCAAGGATTTGTTTATAATGGAGGATATGTTCCATTAGATCACGAATTATCCCAACAAGCAAAAGATATGGCCAAAAAAACCGTGGAATCTATACCTGGTCTTAAGGGTTATGTGGGTGTAGATCTAATTTTGGGTGATTCAATATATGTAGTTGAGATTAATTCGAGAATAACAACTCCTTATATTGCTTTAAGGAAAATTTTAAATTTCAATTTGGGTAAAGCTATTATAAATTCCGTTAATGGATCATTACCGGAAACAATCTATTTAGATGGTAGGGTATGCTTTGAAAAGAAAGGAAACTATCTGGAAATTTATGAAGGTTCTTTTAATGGCAATGGTTTTTAA